Part of the Vigna radiata var. radiata cultivar VC1973A chromosome 11, Vradiata_ver6, whole genome shotgun sequence genome is shown below.
TCATGTCCAAGCCACGCACGGTCTTCCTTGTGGACTACGCCTGCTTCAAGCCACCAGTCACCTGCCGTGTCCCTTTTGCCACCTTCATGGAGCACTCGCGCCTCATACTCAAGAACAACCCCAAAAGCGTCGAGTTCCAGATGAGGATTCTAGAAAGATCTGGCCTTGGAGAAGAAACATGTCTCCCTCCGGCCATCCATTACATCCCACCCAAACCCACCATGGAAGCAGCCAGAGGTGAAGCTGAACTTGTCATATTCTCGGCTATGGACTCGTTGTTCAAGAAAACGGGTCTGAAGCCGAAGGACATTGACATTCTCATAGTCAACTGCAGCCTCTTTTCTCCAACACCATCTTTATCAGCTATGGTTGTCAACAAGTACAAACTCAGAAGCAACATCAAGAGCTTCAACCTCTCGGGAATGGGGTGCAGTGCGGGGCTTATTTCCATCGACCTGGCTCGTGACCTTCTCCAAATCCACCCTAACTCCAACGCTGTGGTTGTGAGCACGGAGATCATAACCCCCAACTACTACCAGGGCAATGAGAGAGCCATGCTTCTTCCGAACTGCTTGTTCAGAATGGGTGGTGCTGCCATTCTGCTATCCAACAGAAAATCTGAACGCAAGAGGGCTAAGTACAGACTGGTTCACGTGGTGAGAACCCACAAGGGTTCCGACGACAAAGCGTTCCGTTGTGTGTTTGAAGAGGAAGACAAAGAAGGAAAAGTGGGGATTTCACTTTCCAAGGACCTTATGGCCATAGCAGGAGAAGCATTGAAGTCTAACATAACCACCATGGGACCCCTCGTGCTTCCTGCTTCGGAGCAGTTACTTTTCCTTTTCACGCTTATCGGAAGGAAAATCTTCAACCCCAGATGGAAACCTTACATCCCTGACTTCAAACAAGCCTTTGAGCACTTCTGCATCCACGCTGGTGGGCGTGCTGTGATAGATGAGTTGCAGAAGAATCTTCAGCTTTCTGCGGAGCATGTTGAGGCTTCCAGAATGACCCTGCACCGGTTCGGGAAcacctcttcttcctctctgtGGTACGAACTCAACTACATTGAGTCCAAGGGGAGAATGAAAAGAGGTGATAGGGTTTGGCAGATTGCATTCGGAAGTGGGTTCAAGTGCAACAGTGCTGTTTGGAAGTGCAATAGAACCATTGAGACACCTCTTGATGGCCCTTGGAGTGATTGTATTGATCGCTACCCGGTTCACATTCCTGAGATTGTTAAGCTCTAGGAGAAACACGACCAACACTATCTTCCTTAGTTGTCTAAAACATTCTTGTAAATACACAATAATTTATCAGAAATCACAGGATTTATACTCGTGATTTTGTGATTTCAAATAAACTTTACAAAGTAAGAAAAATTGTGTCCTGAAGAATGTATTAGACAGAAAGAAAATCTGTTTTTAGCGGTTGTTTACTTCCTCCGTTGTTATTCATGTTTCTTCGtatttggattttgtttttcGCTGACAATCACAAGAACTTGTTGTGAATTGCTTACGGAAAAATTCACATCGGGGCTTGTATGATACGTGTCATGTAAGGGAAATAGAACTCCCCAAATCCTATTAATTAGTTGTTCTTTTTGTTCGTGTAATGAACTCGATAAAATGCATGGGAAGAAAATGATTATGTTGGTGAAGTCTCGGTTGAGTTTTATATtagctaaaaataataaatatataaaaggataatatataaaatattcctaaatttattatcttcatttttcatattGAAAGGGatcactatatatatttattcattattttgtatgtttgaaaataaatccaaaaattagaaaaataattttttcacattATATTGGTTCTGATACTGTTCACTGGGAAGACACTCTTTAGGTGCATGGGAGAAGAAATTCAtggaagaaaaacaaacactGATAAAATCTAAgtacaactaaaaaaaaaaataacactttttatgtttaaaaccttaaaataatgaattaataatttttcatctttatataatattttttttcatttttatcttatagAATTTAGATTCACGTTTAGATTgcaaacaataacaataaaatataggaaaaacttcttttaacaacatttttttaataatttttttacaacattgtgattgatatgttttaaatattttttaaacataaattcaaatagaccaataaaataatgacatgtgTCCTGttatcaaaaaagttgtcaaaaaatgttgtcgaaatatcattatcctaaattaTATCAGTATCGTTAGGTACTCCCTCAATTTCCAAGTGGTGTGCTTCTCACGTGCTAAGACAAATTTTCCATCCGACAAAGGTCCCTTTCTATACATGCATGGACAAGTGACTTCATTGTTCCTTCCTGTTAGTATCTACCTCAACTCCACGtcacattttcttttgtttctcgTGACATTGCCTCCTTCTAAGAGCAACGGTAGCTTTTACATTCGCATTTCAGAGTTCGCCTAAACCATCCCATGAATTAAAGCTTGTATACCATTGcaaactttcttttattatataggTATATTTGACAagtttttttatagtaattcttttattattacgcttatgtaataatttgtgattaattcattttaaatatatgaattaataaaatattaatccataatttattattaaaaaattgttaaaatatagtaattttttCTTGTATCTCTTTCGGACTCTAAATATATCTTCAGATATTAAATAAACTCTAAATATATCTTcagatattaaataaataaatttatttttttttaccaaaggTATGGATGCATTGATTAAGTCTTGTTTTTGAAAACCAATGAACCATTATGAAATTCAAAGctatataaacatttttgttgAAGTTAAATTGTAAAGATTAAATATTCACTTAATTAACTATCTAATGTAGTTAACCACtgtttttaactattttaaccTGGGTTTGTTTTCTGGCCAACTATATGCAcgtattaaaaaagtgttgttgctAAAACTCTGAATCAGTGACCATTAGGAAATTGAAAGCTATTTAAACATTCTTATTAAGTCATATTAACTCATTAAACCTACTATCTAAGTTAACCACTATTTTAAActagtgttttttttatgacaaacTGTATGCATACATTAATAAAGTCTTGTTGCCAAAAGTCCCACTCAGTGACTACCAATAAACCATTAGCTTACGAAAACAACTTAcaacttatattaaaattgtttaaacctgttttatttttcattatacaATTACGTTAAACAACTTATACATAATCACTTGTGTGATAATCATTTGCTGAAAAAGTACTTAATAACTCGTTAACcctaaaatcatattaaagcCGGGATAATGATTTCTCTACATGTATTTATTCCCTTGGACATTGGCTACCTACATCACCAACTTCATCCCTGTCCAGTCCAACAAGATCAATAAGGCTAATTTTGCTAACTTTTTGAGCTACTGAAAAGCCCTTTGTGGTTATATgtatatgaaaatcatatttaaacaacaaaaccaatggagaaaattaacaatataaGAGATTGCCTTCAACCTTAGAATTTAAGCTCATCGCTCCCTTTCTCCTCATTCGAAGGCCCTACAACATAAATAATTGTTGTCATTAATGGGCAAATGCATACAATTTTTAGAGCAAAAATATCAGCTAACATAAACAAAGCTTTCAGCTTCTCATAAATTGCACCATAATGATTCCCCACCTTATTCAAAATTTGTGCCAATGTGTCCACAAATTTTGCTGATgactaattttcataaaagaaacaTGGATGACTTTCTTCATTAAAGTCGTTTTCTTCCATCTAAATGGAAATGGAAATGCAAAAACTTCTCATAATCACAAATCAAATGGACAGTGTCTAGACAGTTTATCAACAACATCTTCAACAATGGGCTCAAATTTTAACGCACTTTAATAAAGACATGAGTGGAAACCTATACTTACCCACCAATCTCTCTACATTCGGGGATGATGTTAAAATCAAGACCCTATAAGATCTAgtgtgttttatgttaattagagaaatatagtttttgttattgtttgatattagtagatattgttgatattgtttttaacgatatctttttatttatcgtatttatgtttggttatcatatatacttgtatcattcatcattataaatatattatcctaTGTATGTTTTAGATACAAGAGAAATTAATCTTATACctagttttactatattcaatatggtatctagagtttaaagttttttatagtcaatatttgaattttgaattcattGGGAGAAGATTCTCTTCGTTCTTAGAACATTGGTTCTTATTAAAGATTGATATTTTTGTGGAGAATCTTCATTGACTCATTAATCTGCTAGATTTTGGCATTTCCatctttatcttatttatgTGTTCTTCTATgaatttctttgtttatgttacGGGAGGAATCAAATTCAAGACAAGCATACTCTTTTTTAGATACGATCATATCATCTAT
Proteins encoded:
- the LOC106776380 gene encoding 3-ketoacyl-CoA synthase 6; this translates as MPHFSNSLKLKYVKLGYQYLVNHILTFIIIPLMLATFIELLRLGPDEILKLWNSLHLHLVQILSSSFLLIIIATIYFMSKPRTVFLVDYACFKPPVTCRVPFATFMEHSRLILKNNPKSVEFQMRILERSGLGEETCLPPAIHYIPPKPTMEAARGEAELVIFSAMDSLFKKTGLKPKDIDILIVNCSLFSPTPSLSAMVVNKYKLRSNIKSFNLSGMGCSAGLISIDLARDLLQIHPNSNAVVVSTEIITPNYYQGNERAMLLPNCLFRMGGAAILLSNRKSERKRAKYRLVHVVRTHKGSDDKAFRCVFEEEDKEGKVGISLSKDLMAIAGEALKSNITTMGPLVLPASEQLLFLFTLIGRKIFNPRWKPYIPDFKQAFEHFCIHAGGRAVIDELQKNLQLSAEHVEASRMTLHRFGNTSSSSLWYELNYIESKGRMKRGDRVWQIAFGSGFKCNSAVWKCNRTIETPLDGPWSDCIDRYPVHIPEIVKL